Genomic segment of Saprospira sp. CCB-QB6:
CATTTATCGGCAGATGTAGCCACTGCTGAAACTGTTGGCCGCCGACATGGCAAATTGGTCCTTTTGGTGGTGCGGGCCCAAGAGATGCAAGCCGCGGGATATGCCTTTTATCAATCGGATAATGGCGTTTGGCTAACGGAGGCCGTCCCGCCTCAATATCTTAGCTTATTGGATTAAAGGTCCTTGGCCTAGCGATGGGGAGCAGTGCCGCGAAGCGGCAGACCAAAGGCAGGCTTTGCCTGCCTGCAGGGCCGAGCAGACCTGCGAGCTGCGGACCGTAGCGCCCGCCGAAGCTGCGGAGGCCCCTAAAAAACAGCAGTATAGGCCCACAATATTAAAACAATCCTTATTTTTAGGCCCTAATTTCAAGATTATGAAAGAAGAGAAAAAGGAAAAAGAGTTCATCAACCCGATTGATCCAGACAAAATTGCAGAAAATCCACACCTTTTGCCTTATGCGCATACGGTGGGGGGCGCTGTGATCAAGCCGATGGATAAGGGGCGGACCAAAGGGCTTTCTGTGCAGGCGATGCAAGAGCAAACCAAAATGCAGTTGTCTCAAATTGAGGAGCAGATTAAGTTGTTGGCCATGCAAGCCAAAAAATTGCAAGATCGGGTCTCTGTTTCGGAGATGATTTATGGGGCCGATATGAACTTCAAGCCTTTAATTAACCATATTTACCACCTCTATCAGCGAGAGAATGGCGAGGCTGTTTTGTCTATGATTGGTCCAGGAGAATGGGGCCGAGCAGGACATAAGTTTCACCGCTTTTTGGCTACAGTAAAGCTTTTGGCCGACCATACTTGGGAGATCCTGAAAGAGGCCGAGCCAGAAGACCACTAAAGATGAAAACTGCTATTGTTTGCATTCCGATTTATCGGGAGCAACCTACGGATAATGAACTGCTTGCCCTTCGGCAGGCTGTTCGTGTTTTGGGCAAGCACCCCTTTGCTTTTATTGCGGCTGAGGGTTTTGATGCGGCTCCTTATTTGGAATATGCGCCTGCGGCTACAGTAGAATATTTTGAGTCCTCTTATTTTGCCTCTGTGAAAGGCTATAATCGTTTGATGCTCACGGCCGACTTTTATCGCCGTTTTCAAAGTCATGATTATTTGTTGATTTATCAGCTAGACGCCTTCGTTTTTCGAGATGAATTGGGCCATTGGATGGCTCAGGATTATGACTATATTGGGGCGCCTTGGATTGAGGCCCCGCCTAGCCCAGTAGACAAACGCCCACTATTTAATTTGGCCAATATGATGAAGGGGCAGGTGGGCAATGGGGGCTTTTCGCTCCGAAAAATTGATCGTTTTATTCAGGCGGCCAAACAATGGGGCGGCCTTTTGCGGGCCACAGGCAAAAATGAAGATTTCTTATGGGCTTGTATCTTGCCCTATTTTATGAAATTTAAGCGGCCCAAAGAAGCCGAAGCCCTGCGTTTCGCTTTTGAGCTTTCGCCAGCAAAAGCCTATGCCCAAAATGAGGCGAAATTGCCCTTTGGTTGCCATGCTTGGGAAAAATATGAGCCCGAATTTTGGGCGCCTTTTATTCAGGCCGAAAAAGATAAATTATGAGAATTTTAGTTGCTTTTGCCTTACTGCTTGGCCTCTTTAGTTGTGGACCAACAGTGCCCAAAGAAAGCATAGAAGCAGGGGGAGGCATTCATTATTATGCTCGATTGAATACGGAACAGGATTTTAGCATCCAATCGGGCCAACAGACGATCATCCAACTCAGTTTGGAGGGTGGTTCTAGCAGTCTATACCTCATTTTTAATGAGCCAGTAGCAAATTTTACCTTAGATAGTAGCTATAACTTTCCCTCAGCGCAGATTGAGGCTTTTTTAACGGGTATGGATAGCACGGGCTTTGTCATTAACCGAAATTTATCGGGTAGTTTTCTATTGAATGCACATGAGCAGTTTAAGCAATCTAGCGGCAGTATGCAGCTTAAGGTTCGTCTGGGCCTAGAAGAATATAAGGAGCTGGAGATTCCCAATTTCCAATTGAGCACGCCCTTTTTGCATGCGGCTTATTTGGGACAACCTATTCGCTATGAGGAAGTTTTTGACAGCTTAGAACAAGCCGATATTTTCCCGCTTTTGCAGGGCCAATGGCGCTTAGAGGATCATGTCTTTTTTGATGGAACCCGTCAACAATGGCGAGACTATTTTCATTTGCCCGATAGCATCTTTTGGCAAATTAGTGATAGCCAATTAGTGGTGCCCATGCAAGCGCCCTTGTATCTAGAAGAGCGCCGCCTTTCTTTTGATAATGCGCAAGAAAAACGACAATATTTTGCCATCAATAAGCTGGATAGCCAGTCGTTTTGGCTCACCAATTTAAATGTCCGTACCAAGGACCGTTATTTCTTTCGCCGCCAACGCTAATACATGAAACTGGAATTCTGGATGGTCGGGAACACCGCCTTCAACTACCTCAAAGAGGGAATGGATATTTATGAAAAACGCCTCAAGCATTTTATTCCCTTCGAAAGTCGCATTATCCCTGATATTAAAGGGGCCAAAAATATGCGAGAGGCCCAAATTAAACAGAAAGAGGGCGAAAAGATTTTGGAAAAACTAGAGCAAGGCGATTTCCTCATGCTGCTCGATGAGCGAGGAAAACAGTTTGACTCTCTGGTTTTTGCCGATAAACTGGAACAACAGTTTCAACTGAGCCACAAACGCATCATTTATCTGATTGGTGGCGCCTATGGCTTTTCCGATGAGGTTTATGCCCGCGCCAATGGCCGATGGAGCCTTTCCAAACTCACTTTTTCCCACCAAATGGTCCGCCTTTTTGTACTCGAACAACTCTATCGGGCAATTAGCATCCAAAGAGGCTTGCCCTATCATCACGCTTAATCTCAACCATGAATACATTGCTCTTATTCAGTAATATCTTGACCGAAATGCCCGTAAATTTGGCCATCTTAGCCATTACGGTTATCGTTTCTCTCCAAGCTTTTCAAAAGCCAGAAATTTATTCGAGACTTATTTTTAATCCAGCGGTTATTGCCCACAACAAAGATTGGTACCGCTTTTTTAGCTCGGGCCTGATCCATGCCGATGGGATGCACCTAGGCCTCAATATGTTTGTCCTTTATCAATTTGGAGGACAGGTGGAGCAGGTTTTTTCTGGTGTTTTTGGCAATATTTGGGGACATGTTCTCTATCTTTTGCTTTATGTTTCGGCCTTGGCCGCCTCTTCTTTTTATAGCTTTGAAAAGCATAAGGACAATTATGATTATAATGCGCTAGGCGCCTCTGGGGCCGTTTCTGCCGTGCTTTTCGCCTTTGTGCTCTTTGCGCCCACTAGCACGCTTTTGCTCTTTTTAGTTATTCCCACTCCGGCCATTGTGGCGGCTTTGGGCTATTTGGCCTACTCGCATTATATGAGCAAAAATGGCAATGACAATATTGGACATGATGCCCACTTTTGGGGAGCTGTTTGGGGTGTTGTCTTTACCCTCGTCTTCGATTTTGCTTGGACCGGAGGAGCCATTAGCTACAACTTTTATTATCAATTGGCCAATTGGTTTTAGGGGCCTCCGCAGCTTCGCTGCGGCGCTACGGTCCGCAGCTCGCAGGTCTGCTCGGCTCTGCAGGCAGGCAAAGCCTGCCTTTGGTCTGCCGCTGCGCGGCACTGCTCCCCATCGCTAGGCCAGGCGGGCTTCGCCCGCCTCTAGACGCAAAAATATTTAGAGTTCAGAAAATTGAATCCGCATAAAATCATGTCTACACAGAAATTAGCAGAACGCCTGGCCCAGTTGGAGGCCAGCGATTGCAGCACCAACTTGGCTGAGGCCAAAATTTACTGGACCAATAAGGAGGGCCAGGTTTTGGCTCATGCCCGCACGGCGCCAATTATGTCTTGGGCCGCTACCAATAAATCGGCGGCTTGGGCCTTTAGCCTTGGGCAATTTATAGATGCCGAGGTAGAATGTTTTCAGCCCCAAAACAATAAATCAGAATATATTGGCAATATTCCCGAAGACCTAGCCCAAGAAATGGCCTTTGCCGAGGCCCAAGCCGCCGATG
This window contains:
- a CDS encoding DUF2452 domain-containing protein, whose product is MKEEKKEKEFINPIDPDKIAENPHLLPYAHTVGGAVIKPMDKGRTKGLSVQAMQEQTKMQLSQIEEQIKLLAMQAKKLQDRVSVSEMIYGADMNFKPLINHIYHLYQRENGEAVLSMIGPGEWGRAGHKFHRFLATVKLLADHTWEILKEAEPEDH
- a CDS encoding rhomboid family intramembrane serine protease; the encoded protein is MNTLLLFSNILTEMPVNLAILAITVIVSLQAFQKPEIYSRLIFNPAVIAHNKDWYRFFSSGLIHADGMHLGLNMFVLYQFGGQVEQVFSGVFGNIWGHVLYLLLYVSALAASSFYSFEKHKDNYDYNALGASGAVSAVLFAFVLFAPTSTLLLFLVIPTPAIVAALGYLAYSHYMSKNGNDNIGHDAHFWGAVWGVVFTLVFDFAWTGGAISYNFYYQLANWF
- the rlmH gene encoding 23S rRNA (pseudouridine(1915)-N(3))-methyltransferase RlmH, which produces MKLEFWMVGNTAFNYLKEGMDIYEKRLKHFIPFESRIIPDIKGAKNMREAQIKQKEGEKILEKLEQGDFLMLLDERGKQFDSLVFADKLEQQFQLSHKRIIYLIGGAYGFSDEVYARANGRWSLSKLTFSHQMVRLFVLEQLYRAISIQRGLPYHHA
- a CDS encoding DUF5672 family protein; this encodes MKTAIVCIPIYREQPTDNELLALRQAVRVLGKHPFAFIAAEGFDAAPYLEYAPAATVEYFESSYFASVKGYNRLMLTADFYRRFQSHDYLLIYQLDAFVFRDELGHWMAQDYDYIGAPWIEAPPSPVDKRPLFNLANMMKGQVGNGGFSLRKIDRFIQAAKQWGGLLRATGKNEDFLWACILPYFMKFKRPKEAEALRFAFELSPAKAYAQNEAKLPFGCHAWEKYEPEFWAPFIQAEKDKL